In Erigeron canadensis isolate Cc75 chromosome 7, C_canadensis_v1, whole genome shotgun sequence, one DNA window encodes the following:
- the LOC122609010 gene encoding glutathione S-transferase T3-like translates to MARMNDFIPFEENVQQDDQEVEIVVETQQDDDVQEVQDCGKKTKKKCENWSPAQEVALAQAWVQISECKKYGNEQKAEGFWRRVLEHYTTLVGPTTRTIHGLTPKWKQMNATMGLFNGLYNHAKQAKGNGCNDLDIMRVAMADFKTRTKKDFPHHAA, encoded by the exons ATGGCTAGAATGAATGATTTTATTCCTTTCGAGGAAAATGTTCAACAAGACGACCAAGAAGTTGAAATTGTAGTGGAAACCCAACAAGATGATGACGTGCAAGAAGTCCAAGATTGCGGGAAAAAGACGAagaaaaagtgtgaaaattGGTCACCGGCACAAGAGGTTGCTTTGGCACAAGCTTGGGTTCAAATTTCCGAATGCAAAAAATATGGAAATGAACAAAAAGCGGAGGGTTTTTGGCGTCGTGTACTTGAGCATTACACCACACTTGTCGGCCCGACGACACGGACAATTCATGGGTTAACGCCAAAGTGGAAACAAATGAACGCCACCATGGGTCTCTTCAACGGGCTATACAATCATGCG aaacaAGCCAAGGGAAACGGGTGCAACGACTTGGATATTATGAGAGTCGCTATGGCGGATTTCAAGACCCGCACCAAAAAGGACTTTCCTCACCACGCCGCATGA